The following coding sequences lie in one Populus nigra chromosome 15, ddPopNigr1.1, whole genome shotgun sequence genomic window:
- the LOC133673784 gene encoding probable protein phosphatase 2C 27 isoform X1: MQSLPLHGDLLQTQMENFDQDSSLISSSGGISVANSYPLESICEDRVVTERKQNLLTDFFPTLRSGEWSDIGGRPYMEDTHICISDLAKKFGCSLLSEHAISFYGVFDGHGGKTAAHFVREHLPRVIVEDADFPVKLEKVVTRSFIEIDAAFEKSCSLESGRSSGTTALTAMIFGRSLLVANAGDCRAVLSRGGVAKEMSEDHRPCCMKERTRIESLGGFIDDGYLNGQLAVTRALGDWHLEGMKKKGDRSGPLIAEPELKLVTLTKEDEFLIIGSDGIWDVYYSNQNAVDFVRKRLQEHNDLKRCCREMVEEALKRGATDNLTVVIVSFHSEPPPPVVVQRARVRRSISAEGLQNLKCLLEGSA; this comes from the exons ATGCAATCTTTGCCTTTGCATGGTGACCTCTTGCAAACCCAGATGGAGAATTTTGATCAAGACTCTTCTTTGATTAGTTCTAGTGGTGGGATCAGTGTTGCCAACTCTTATCCT TTGGAAAGCATCTGTGAGGATAGAGTGGTCACAGAAAGGAAACAGAATCTGTTAACAGATTTTTTTCCCACCCTTCGCTCAGGAGAGTGGTCTGATATTGGTGGTCGGCCTTATATGGAAGATACGCACATTTGCATTAGTGACTTGGCTAAGAAGTTTGGTTGCAGTTTACTAAGCGAGCATGCTATTTCTTTCTATGGT GTATTTGATGGCCATGGAGGAAAGACTGCAGCACATTTTGTACGCGAGCATTTACCAAGAGTCATTGTTGAGGATGCTGATTTCCCTGTAAAACTTGAGAAAGTGGTTACAAGATCATTCATTGAGATTGATGCTGCATTTGAAAAGTCATGCTCCCTTGAGTCAGGCCGTTCTTCTGGCACTACTGCACTTACTGCAATGATATTTGGGAG GTCATTGCTTGTGGCAAATGCTGGTGATTGTCGGGCAGTATTATCACGGGGTGGAGTAGCGAAGGAAATGTCAGAGGATCATAGACCTTGCTGCATGAAAGAAAGGACAAGAATTGAGTCCTTGGGTGGATTCATCGACGATGGTTATCTAAATGGTCAGTTAGCTGTTACCCGTGCATTAGGTGACTGGCACCTTGAAGGAATGAAGAAAAAGGGTGACAGAAGTGGGCCCTTAATTGCTGAACCAGAACTTAAATTGGTTACACTGACGAAGGAAGATGAGTTCTTGATAATCGGAAGTGATGGAATATGGGATGTATATTATTCAAATCAAAATGCAGTAGATTTTGTTCGGAAGAGACTTCAAGAGCACAATGATTTGAAGCGATGCTGCAGAGAAATGGTAGAGGAAGCATTAAAACGGGGAGCAACTGACAACTTGACAGTTGTAATTGTTAGCTTTCACTCAGAGCCACCGCCACCAGTGGTGGTACAGAGGGCAAGAGTCAGGCGAAGCATTTCCGCCGAGGGGCTTCAGAATCTCAAATGCTTGCTAGAAGGCAGTGCTTAA
- the LOC133673784 gene encoding probable protein phosphatase 2C 27 isoform X2, translated as MLESICEDRVVTERKQNLLTDFFPTLRSGEWSDIGGRPYMEDTHICISDLAKKFGCSLLSEHAISFYGVFDGHGGKTAAHFVREHLPRVIVEDADFPVKLEKVVTRSFIEIDAAFEKSCSLESGRSSGTTALTAMIFGRSLLVANAGDCRAVLSRGGVAKEMSEDHRPCCMKERTRIESLGGFIDDGYLNGQLAVTRALGDWHLEGMKKKGDRSGPLIAEPELKLVTLTKEDEFLIIGSDGIWDVYYSNQNAVDFVRKRLQEHNDLKRCCREMVEEALKRGATDNLTVVIVSFHSEPPPPVVVQRARVRRSISAEGLQNLKCLLEGSA; from the exons ATG TTGGAAAGCATCTGTGAGGATAGAGTGGTCACAGAAAGGAAACAGAATCTGTTAACAGATTTTTTTCCCACCCTTCGCTCAGGAGAGTGGTCTGATATTGGTGGTCGGCCTTATATGGAAGATACGCACATTTGCATTAGTGACTTGGCTAAGAAGTTTGGTTGCAGTTTACTAAGCGAGCATGCTATTTCTTTCTATGGT GTATTTGATGGCCATGGAGGAAAGACTGCAGCACATTTTGTACGCGAGCATTTACCAAGAGTCATTGTTGAGGATGCTGATTTCCCTGTAAAACTTGAGAAAGTGGTTACAAGATCATTCATTGAGATTGATGCTGCATTTGAAAAGTCATGCTCCCTTGAGTCAGGCCGTTCTTCTGGCACTACTGCACTTACTGCAATGATATTTGGGAG GTCATTGCTTGTGGCAAATGCTGGTGATTGTCGGGCAGTATTATCACGGGGTGGAGTAGCGAAGGAAATGTCAGAGGATCATAGACCTTGCTGCATGAAAGAAAGGACAAGAATTGAGTCCTTGGGTGGATTCATCGACGATGGTTATCTAAATGGTCAGTTAGCTGTTACCCGTGCATTAGGTGACTGGCACCTTGAAGGAATGAAGAAAAAGGGTGACAGAAGTGGGCCCTTAATTGCTGAACCAGAACTTAAATTGGTTACACTGACGAAGGAAGATGAGTTCTTGATAATCGGAAGTGATGGAATATGGGATGTATATTATTCAAATCAAAATGCAGTAGATTTTGTTCGGAAGAGACTTCAAGAGCACAATGATTTGAAGCGATGCTGCAGAGAAATGGTAGAGGAAGCATTAAAACGGGGAGCAACTGACAACTTGACAGTTGTAATTGTTAGCTTTCACTCAGAGCCACCGCCACCAGTGGTGGTACAGAGGGCAAGAGTCAGGCGAAGCATTTCCGCCGAGGGGCTTCAGAATCTCAAATGCTTGCTAGAAGGCAGTGCTTAA